The following are encoded together in the Bacillus sp. NP157 genome:
- a CDS encoding ParA family protein, whose protein sequence is MRVWAISNQKGGVGKTTTAVSLGSLLAASGKRTLLVDMDPHASLSGYIGVEAGAHGSVYDLFGLGATPLPVRTLVHATAWDRLSVLPASAAMITLDRQLGTRPGMGLVLTQALADLAPDFDHVLLDCPPTLGVLMVNALAASDRLLVPTQTEALALAGLERMLRSLSMIERSRGKPMPRTIVPTLFDARTHASRACLDQLREKYGDDVSQAVIPTDTQIREASAAGVPLASWPAARRGGLAYRQLLEELLEKSSPTVEDAAA, encoded by the coding sequence ATGCGCGTCTGGGCGATTTCAAACCAGAAGGGTGGCGTGGGCAAGACCACGACCGCGGTGTCGCTCGGCAGCCTGCTTGCCGCGAGCGGCAAGCGCACCTTGCTGGTCGACATGGATCCGCATGCATCGCTGTCGGGTTACATCGGCGTCGAAGCCGGCGCGCACGGCAGTGTCTACGATCTGTTCGGACTCGGCGCGACGCCACTGCCTGTGCGTACCCTGGTCCACGCCACGGCGTGGGACCGGCTCAGCGTGCTGCCGGCCTCGGCGGCGATGATCACGCTGGATCGCCAGCTCGGCACGCGACCGGGCATGGGCCTGGTGCTCACCCAGGCGCTCGCCGACCTCGCGCCCGACTTCGACCATGTCTTGCTCGACTGCCCGCCGACGCTCGGCGTGCTGATGGTCAACGCGCTGGCGGCGAGCGATCGCCTGCTGGTGCCGACCCAGACCGAAGCGCTCGCGCTGGCTGGCCTGGAACGCATGCTGCGCAGCCTGTCGATGATCGAGCGTTCGCGTGGCAAGCCGATGCCGCGGACGATCGTGCCGACGCTGTTCGATGCACGGACGCACGCATCGCGCGCCTGCCTCGACCAGCTGCGCGAGAAATACGGCGACGACGTCAGCCAGGCGGTGATCCCGACCGACACGCAGATTCGCGAAGCCAGCGCGGCGGGCGTACCGCTCGCATCGTGGCCCGCGGCCCGTCGCGGTGGTCTTGCCTATCGGCAGTTGCTCGAAGAGTTGCTGGAGAAATCCAGCCCGACCGTCGAGGATGCGGCCGCGTGA